The Stigmatopora argus isolate UIUO_Sarg chromosome 16, RoL_Sarg_1.0, whole genome shotgun sequence genome has a window encoding:
- the LOC144090875 gene encoding uncharacterized protein LOC144090875, with amino-acid sequence MDAIGSPFRRVPDSRASGFGYSRSAGCPSTLGFRSQTWSRASPASGTRRSGNKRMDTLELNQSALLSADSSRRSNEKEQLQGLNDRFAVYIDKVHYLEQQNKQIEDEIHALRTQQVSRSQLGDLFDQELQELRATLEQIHRDKAQIQLDGDHLEDDVQRLGERLDEEARLREDTEAIIRVLKKDTGDSELLKSELEKKVQSLQDEIAFIRNNHEEEVSELLGHIQASQVTVERKDPQRADITEALREIRSELEGHSDQNLQQVESWFMCHYAKLNEASEQNKGAIKNARDEISDYRRQLQSKTLELESVRGTRESLERQLGDIEDRHNSDLGGLQENIHQLDNELKNTKWEMARHLREYQDLLNVKMALDIEIAAYRKLLEGEETHFSTFSHRPDASFSRISMTKSEPPRMKVQHKFVEEIIEETRVEDEKAIMEDALDQIAQELSATLEGGAGEEEDEGDEDDGAEEEEVVAATDAKVSSKAPEKEDDDGDEEGDDEEEEKDEIEGEEDEESKGDEEAGDVMEVVEETVLSSKSQESKAIPEKMKTGEEEDEEVEDEASEAEDEADAEEDEDKDEDDEEENEVEDEGEKDDKVKIDDIVAETIVAKLGVQKTEAATPEAKKDEIVKTELTKPDSLKPESPKDASPKSESPKTASPQSESPKAVSLKSASPRTESPKAISPKASSPKTESPKAISPKASSPKTESPKAISPKSESPKASSPKTESPKAISPKSESPKASSPKTESPKAISPKSESPKATSPKTESPKAFSPKASSPKTESPKAISPKSESPKASSPKTELPKFGTTKSVSPKSESPKAVSPKMELPKPLSPKSDSPKSASPKSESPKPESPKPATLKEDSAKIPSPKAESPKSEAPKPASPKEDSPKATSPKSESLKLMSPKADSPKAASPQSESPKVISPKPESPKSESLKLMSPKADSPKAASPQSESPKVISPKAESPKSESAERESPNAGSPTTETTKPNQMSEPTEDAKKTKDVAMNGDVDKSDLKEEEKANQVIINGVDESPVKDDGSQKVVITKTVETITTGEDGLQQVTKSITVTETVTEMEEMLEEKSVSTVKTEKHSSQSIKLVTEGD; translated from the exons ATGGACGCCATCGGGAGCCCCTTTCGGAGAGTTCCGGACAGCAGGGCGAGCGGCTTCGGCTACAGTCGCTCGGCCGGCTGCCCCTCCACCCTTGGATTCCGCTCTCAGACGTGGTCCCGGGCCAGCCCGGCTTCCGGCACCAGGAGGAGCGGCAACAAGCGCATGGACACCTTGGAGCTGAACCAAAGTGCCCTCCTGAGCGCCGACTCCTCCCGGCGGTCCAATGAGAAGGAACAACTACAGGGTCTGAATGACCGCTTCGCCGTGTACATCGACAAAGTGCACTACCTGGAGCAGCAGAACAAGCAGATCGAGGACGAGATCCACGCCCTGAGGACACAGCAGGTGTCCCGCTCGCAGCTGGGTGACCTATTTGACCAAGAGCTGCAGGAGCTGCGCGCCACGCTCGAGCAGATCCACCGGGACAAGGCTCAAATCCAGCTGGACGGCGACCACCTAGAAGACGACGTCCAGCGGCTCGGGGAGCGCCTGGACGAGGAGGCGCGCCTCCGAGAGGACACCGAGGCCATCATCCGCGTCCTCAAGAAGGACACGGGTGACTCGGAGCTGCTCAAGTCCGAACTGGAGAAGAAAGTGCAGTCACTGCAGGACGAGATCGCCTTCATCCGCAACAACCACGAGGAGGAAGTAAGCGAGCTTCTGGGCCACATCCAGGCGTCTCAGGTGACCGTGGAGAGGAAGGACCCGCAGCGGGCCGACATCACCGAGGCTCTGCGCGAAATCCGCAGCGAGCTAGAGGGCCATTCCGATCAGAACCTGCAGCAAGTGGAGAGCTGGTTCATGTGTCACTACGCCAAGCTCAACGAAGCGTCCGAGCAGAACAAGGGCGCCATCAAGAACGCACGCGACGAGATCAGCGACTACCGGCGCCAGCTGCAGTCCAAGACGCTGGAACTGGAGTCCGTGCGTGGCACCAGAGAATCCCTGGAGAGACAGCTGGGCGATATCGAGGACCGCCATAACAGTGACCTGGGTGGTTTGCAG GAAAACATCCACCAGCTGGACAATGAGCTCAAGAACACAAAATGGGAGATGGCACGTCATTTGCGCGAGTACCAGGACCTGCTCAATGTCAAGATGGCCCTGGACATTGAGATTGCCGCATACAG gAAACTCCTGGAGGGTGAGGAGACCCACTTCAGCACATTCTCCCATCGTCCCGATGCTTCATTCTCAAGAATTTCAATGACCAAGTCTGAACCACCCAGAATGAAGGTGCAGCATAAATTTGTGGAAGAGATCATCGAGGAGACCAGGGTCGAGGATGAAAAGGCCATTATGGAAGATGCCCTAGATCAGATTGCCCAAGAGCTCTCGGCCACCCTCGAAGGCGGCGCAGGCGAGGAAGAAGATGAAGGTGACGAGGACGATGGagcggaggaagaggaagtcgTAGCCGCAACCGATGCAAAAGTCAGTTCCAAGGCACCGGAAAAGGAGGACGATGACGGTGATGAAGAGGGTGACgatgaggaagaagaaaaagatgaaattgaaggcgaggaggatgaggagagcAAAGGAGATGAGGAAGCAGGTGATGTCATGGAGGTTGTGGAGGAAACTGTCCTTTCCTCCAAATCTCAGGAGTCCAAAGCGATTCCTGAGAAAATGAAGACCGGagaggaagaagatgaggaAGTAGAAGATGAAGCCAGCGAGGCAGAAGATGAAGCTGATGCTGAAGAGGATGAAGACAAAGATGAAGACGATGAGGAGGAAAATGAGGTTGAAGATGAAGGAGAAAAAGATGACAAGGTCAAAATTGATGATATCGTTGCAGAGACAATAGTCGCCAAATTAGGAGTTCAGAAAACAGAAGCTGCAACACCTGAAGCCAAAAAAGACGAAATTGTTAAAACTGAACTAACCAAACCAGATTCTCTAAAACCTGAATCACCAAAAGATGCTTCTCCTAAATCAGAATCCCCCAAAACTGCTTCTCCACAGTCTGAATCCCCAAAAGCGGTTTCCTTAAAGTCTGCTTCACCCAGGACAGAGTCTCCAAAAGCAATTTCCCCAAAGGCTAGCTCCCCCAAGACAGAGTCTCCAAAAGCAATTTCCCCAAAGGCTAGCTCCCCCAAGACAGAGTCTCCAAAAGCAATTTCCCCAAAGTCCGAATCCCCAAAGGCTAGCTCCCCCAAGACAGAGTCTCCAAAAGCAATTTCCCCAAAGTCCGAATCCCCAAAGGCTAGCTCCCCCAAGACAGAGTCTCCAAAAGCAATTTCCCCAAAGTCCGAATCTCCAAAGGCTACCTCCCCCAAGACAGAGTCTCCAAAAGCTTTTTCCCCAAAGGCTAGCTCCCCCAAGACAGAGTCTCCAAAAGCAATTTCCCCAAAGTCCGAATCCCCAAAGGCTAGCTCCCCCAAGACGGAGCTGCCAAAATTCGGGACCACAAAGTCTGTGTCCCCAAAGTCAGAATCCCCAAAAGCTGTTTCACCCAAGATGGAATTGCCAAAACCTCTCTCCCCCAAGTCCGATTCCCCCAAGTCTGCATCACCTAAATCAGAGTCCCCTAAACCCGAATCTCCCAAGCCTGCAACCCTCAAGGAAGACTCAGCGAAAATACCCTCCCCAAAAGCAGAGTCCCCTAAATCGGAAGCTCCCAAACCTGCATCACCTAAAGAAGACTCACCGAAGGCTACTTCACCTAAATCAGAGTCTCTAAAACTCATGTCGCCCAAAGCGGACTCCCCCAAGGCTGCATCACCGCAATCTGAATCCCCAAAAGTCATCTCCCCCAAACCTGAGTCCCCTAAATCAGAGTCTCTAAAACTCATGTCGCCCAAAGCGGACTCCCCCAAGGCTGCGTCACCGCAATCCGAATCCCCAAAGGTCATCTCCCCAAAAGCCGAGTCCCCTAAGTCAGAATCCGCAGAGCGAGAGTCGCCAAATGCGGGATCTCCTACGACGGAAACTACCAAACCTAACCAAATGTCGGAGCCTACTGAAGACGCCAAGAAGACAAAAGATGTGGCAATGAATGGCGATGTGGACAAGAGCGACCTCAAGGAAGAGGAAAAGGCCAACCAAGTGATCATCAACGGCGTGGACGAGAGCCCTGTCAAGGATGACGGCAGCCAGAAGGTGGTGATCACCAAAACGGTGGAGACCATTACTACTGGGGAAGACGGCTTGCAGCAGGTCACCAAGTCCATCACAGTTACCGAGACTGTGACGGAAATGGAGGAAATGCTGGAGGAGAAGTCAGTCTCCACCGTGAAGACGGAGAAGCACTCCAGTCAATCCATCAAGCTGGTGACTGAGGGCGACTGA